Proteins encoded within one genomic window of Perognathus longimembris pacificus isolate PPM17 chromosome 28, ASM2315922v1, whole genome shotgun sequence:
- the Rtl4 gene encoding retrotransposon Gag-like protein 4: MEKCTESPPTLQVEPSFPWEDNVMVEPQMQHLAEGNTALRSQVMPTVTTPVTSASYSLEHHTESDSDSSNLSGFLAQVTTYLTPLKCPNPTDDAEVKHFCDFSSHQIQRCGIISGSDRSTLLQQYENFVLEFQKSFDEPMQQEMNPLISADADKENNSSQKDAATFQSFALNMNFNMTNQNNPLQEGLPGPIQNENSITNMMNNLPDLITQCIQLDKKYNDKPELLQSETQVSELPSLIYPKSPSRAIGLPFKEEQTQLRGGQLPLTPAKRARQQETLLCLYCSQAGHFTEDCLAKRSRSPNTDHPAHQ; the protein is encoded by the coding sequence ATGGAGAAGTGCACAGAATCACCACCTACTTTGCAGGTAGAGCCTTCCTTTCCTTGGGAAGATAATGTGATGGTAGAGCCACAAATGCAGCATCTAGCAGAGGGTAATACTGCTCTGAGGAGCCAAGTCATGCCTACTGTGACTACCCCAGTGACATCTGCATCCTACTCACTGGAACATCATACTGAGTCTGATAGTGACTCTTCCAACCTCTCAGGGTTTCTGGCTCAGGTGACTACCTACTTAACACCTCTGAAATGTCCTAATCCTACAGATGATGCCGAGGTCAAGCACTTTTGTGACTTCTCATCTCATCAGATTCAAAGATGTGGTATCATATCAGGGTCTGACCGTAGTACTCTTCTACAGCAATATGAGAACTTTGTTCTTGAGTTCCAGAAGTCATTTGATGAACCCATGCAGCAAGAAATGAATCCCCTGATCAGTGCTGATGCTGACAAAGAGAACAACTCCTCTCAAAAGGATGCTGCTACTTTCCAGAGCTTTGCTCTAAACATGAACTTTAATATGACCAATCAGAATAATCCACTTCAAGAGGGATTGCCTGGCCCTAtccaaaatgaaaacagtatCACAAATATGATGAACAATCTCCCAGACCTGATCACTCAGTGCATtcagttggacaagaaatataatGACAAACCAGAGCTCCTACAGTCAGAGACACAGGTTTCAGAATTGCCTTCCCTGATCTATCCCAAATCCCCCTCCAGAGCCATAGGTCTGCCATTCAAAGAAGAGCAAACACAACTTCGAGGGGGCCAGCTGCCTCTCACTCCAGCCAAAAGAGCCCGACAGCAAGAAACTCTATTGTGTCTTTACTGTAGCCAGGCTGGTCATTTCACAGAAGATTGCCTTGCCAAACGTTCTCGAAGTCCCAACACAGACCACCCAGCTCACCAGTAA